The Ogataea parapolymorpha DL-1 chromosome III, whole genome shotgun sequence nucleotide sequence ATGCTGAGGTTGCTGGGAAAGCTTTTGATCATGCTGCTGAACATGGGTTATGGCATCGTTGGACTCAGGCTTGTCCTGTTCTGGTTGAGGAGAGTTGGACCCTGAATTTGACTGGTGAGTGCTGGGAGAGTGCTGTTGGCTTGAAGGTTGTGTCTGGCCCGGGATAATGTGAGAAAGGGGCGGCAAGCTTCTCTTGCCGTCCTGGTCCACTTGAAACTGTTCCATCTTTCGCGATGGTTTATAGAAATCTCTTGAAGTCTAAGAAACCTTGtttatattatttattgtGAGACCAGAATTGATAAAAAACctttctttgtttctttgttcGTGCGTTTGTTTTATTCTCGCACCAAAACTTTTCGCCAAcgttttctttttttcgagcaaCAAAGCATTTTAGTGGACGAGCAAGAATTTCAGTTTTACAACAATAACAATTACAATAGACGTACAATAAAAAAGGTTACGGATCTGCGAATTTATTGGGTGAAGGGCTGACCGTTAGATTCATGTATCAATAAGGTGTATTAATAATAATTTGCGCTAACAGATCCAAGCGAGCTGACGTGCCAACTTCCGTATCTATTAGAGTTGGTACGAGTAGCTCTGGTTCATTGGCAAGCCAGCACCAAAATTAACCTAGACTTTACTTTTGACGCCTCGAAAGAAATTGCTCATCCATTCCTGTGTTTCTCTCTGTACATTCccgcaaaaaaaatagtaTGATTCGGCAAAATCGCCATAGCACGCTGAGGCTGTTGCTAGGCCGTGTTGTATAATTTAGCCTAGGCGACCCTTGCTTACCCTGCCCATATTGCAAGGGGCACAATGTCCAATGCCCTTTAGTTATTGTCCGAACAGTGGTCTGGCCTTCATCCTTATTGGAGACCACTGTCTGCGGACAAATATTGCACATGATTGCTCTTTTGGGAACCCAAAAATCCTAAACAGGCATTTGGCTATTTCTCCTACAATAGGGTTATTGTGCTCTGACAATAGGTTTTGTTTACCCACTACTCTGTTTGTTTACATTTGGACGTTTTCATAACTAAAACTTTGCAGAGTTGTCCAGTCAGTCAGCACCTCGGACGACACAACTTTGTTTTCTGAACTTACTTTCGTTTTCTTCTTAATCAACTAAATAACAAGCTCTAAAACTTACCACAGTCATTCCTTAAAACGAGAGACTCACTCTCACTTGTGCTACCAGAGCTTACCTTTATATTCATTCTTGAAAGAACCAAATACCTCCACTCGTTGACCCAGAACATTAATAATGCTTTACAAAACTTTTGTGCCCCTTCTTTTGCTGTCAGCTTACACCAAAGCCGAGGAAACCACCACTTCGCAGGTCACCGTCACTGTGACGAAGACCTTGCTATCGCCATCCGAAAGCTCTGCTTTATCGTTGTCGTCCGCCTCTGCTGCCTCTGCGTCTGCGGCGTCGGTTGCCAGTGAGTCCTCCGCTTCAGCTGCCTCTGCTGCCTCTGCTGCTAGTGCGGCTTCTGCCTCTGCTGCTTCCGCTTCTGCTGCCTCCGTCGCGGcagcttctgctgcttctgtttctgaggCCTCCGAAGCCTCTGCTTCCGCCGCTTCTGCAGCCTCCCTTGCTGCTGAGTCTTCTGCTTCGTTGGAGAAGGCCAAGGGTCTGCTGGCCATTGCTTCTGCTGCTACTGTGAGCTCCTCCCAGGGGGTTTCCCAGAGCTCTGCTCAGTCCAGCAGACGGTCAACAGTGCCATCCTCAACTTTGAGAACGTCATATGTGACATCCGCAGCTCCATCCTCTTCGAGGGCTCCAATAAGATCCTCTGTGGCTCCTTCGTCCGCTTACAGCAGATCCGCCGTTAAGTCctcgagcagctcttccttctcGAGCTCTAAGTCGAAGACGACCAAGTCCAGCTCGAAAGCCAGCTCAAGCTCTACTTCAGTCTCCACCCACGATGACGAAGGAACTTCCACTGctgcttcctcttcttcttccagcgCTCAAGCTAACGGAGTGGCTCCAATAAGTGGTCTCACCTTCGGCGTGGCCGGAATTGTTTTGGCTGCCCTGATCTAGATTTGACCCCTGTTGCTTTCGATTTATGTAAGACTACGTTAAATACCGGCTAATTCTTGCTATGTATTATTAATTACCCTCTATATTTATCACACATGAGTACAATGCGTTCCTGCCACCTTTTGCTCCGTCTATCCAGCGTCCCAGCCTGTGCTCTTTTGATAGTGACGCGTACACCCGCACTTGCTCGTCTTCGAGGTGGGCACTGATCCTCGTGACCACGCCTTTGGCCCTTTCCAATGTGCCGATCAGAACAAACTTGCGCAATTCCTTCTCTAGCTTCCAAACTTTAATCTCTCCATTCCAGGACccagagaaaaaaatatcacTGTAGGGAACGGCGTAAATAGAAGTGATCCAGAAGGGCTGTGGTTTGGGCACTTGCAACCGCGCCTCCTCTAGGTTGCTCTCAGCACTAGCCTTCCAAGGTTCCTTTTCTGGTTCAAGTCCGTGTGCCTGTCTCTCTGTGTATAAAGGTTTCTTTTTAGCCAGAGACCATAGGCATATGTTGCCATTGTCTGATCCCGTGACGAAATGAGTGTCATCAATCATCGAGACACAGTCGATACTACCCTCTGCGTAAAAATCAATACCTGCCTTGGGCGTGTCTCCACCTCTGAATGTGAGTCTTGTCTCTTCTGCTATTTTCCATAGCATAGCAGTCCGGTCTCGAGACCCCACGGTGACACATCTTTCCTGAGCCAATGCAGCGATATCAGCAACCAAGTCTTGATGTCCGTAAAGCGTCTCCAGCTGTGCCTGTTGATTGACGCTATATGTTCTGATTTTGAGATCAGCACAGGCCGCGTACAGCTGATCAGTATTTCGACGAAACGCTAGTCCTAAAACCTCTCCTCGACGATCGCGGGTCTCCAAAACTCGGATCGGAGCCAAATTCTCGCTGCTCCAAATAATAATGCGCTTATCACGACCTCCCGTGACAACATACTTGCCATCGGGACTCACAGCCACCGATAGTATCTCGTCACAGTGGCCGTTATTCatttgctcttttgaaaTTTCTGTGTATTTGCGTCCTCCTTTGACAAACTTCAGTTTGACAGGCTTTTTGTCTTCGTCTTTCACGTCCCACTTTGCAAGCTCCATGTCTTTCGAAACTGTGAAGGCGTAAGGATACCGCACTGCAACTCCCGTCAGCCCTATACAAGGGACTCTGGCAACGGTTATCTTTGCCTCTTCAAGCTGCAATTTGTCACCAATGAATTGGTAAACGTGTCCCTGTTGCTCAGAGACGTCTTTCTGCAATCTGGAGGCAATAATGTCATCGTCTAAATCTTTAGCGTCGAAGTCATACACCTCAGCTTCTGCCTGCAATTCGCTCAAATACTGTTTGGCCATGCGTCTTCTTTTCTCTGCTGCACTTTCGCCTGCGTGTTCCTCCTCGCTGGAAttgtcttcttcttcctcctcagaTTCAACTGCAGACGATTCATCGAATATATCACTTTTcacttcttcctcgtctaTATCGCTGGAGCTCTCGGGAATTTCCTTTTGCCGAGCATTTGGGGCTGCTGCACgctgttttctggccttCTCAGGTCCTCGCGATGGACgctttctcttctttgaaGGGTCAGAGAAAAACGAATCCGACATGATGGTACatctaaaatttttttccactaTATTTTtacaaaatattttttttatcgcATCCGTGCACCGATTTTCGAGATCTAATAACGCGTACAATTTGTTACACGAAATTTAACATGGATTCGTTGAAGCAGGTCTTTGTCACCGCTGGAACAACGCTTGTACGCCATTCACATGACGGCTCTAAGCTGTACGTGTGTACTAATTCCATTTTGAAGGTATTTGATGTCTTGAACCCGGAGCGTGAGCCTGAGGTGTTGGACATTTTAGGGAAAGTGAGCTCGTTCGAAGTGGGAGAGTTGAATGGCCACAGGTACGGCATTGTGACCTCGAGAAGTGGGGTTTGTGAATATTATGACCTAGATTCTCTTCAGTCGATGGGAAAGCTGGTTAGATCGCCGTTAAGCTTGAGAGACGCTGTGTTCACTCACGGAGGCTCGATGGTGCTCTGCGGTGGCTCTGACGGAGAGCTGAAACTGGTGGCTCTTGGAGCTGACGCAAGCATCAAATCTATCAATACTGGCGACCAGGTGACTGCAATTGGGTACAATAACATCGGCGATCTGGCAGCTGTGTCTCTTTCCAACGGAGACGTTTCAATATACGCGTATTCCACCGCCGAGCCGGTGAAAAAACATGTCTACACCAATATTACTGAGAAACACAAGCTATTGgatgatgaggacgaggacgatctCGATAtcgacgactcgtttgGGACTCACCCGCCGGAAGCCAAGAACGTGGCTGGCGTGTGTGGCTGTGACTGGCATCCAGATGGAGATCTGATTGCTATTCCCaccaaggacaaggagatcgaggtgTATGACCGGACAAATTTCTCATCGCTAGAGTTCAAGTTCAAGGGACATGTACACGAGAAACCCCTAGTCGATTTGAAGTGGTCTCCCAACGGTGCCCATTTGGCCTCTCTTGGTCAAGACAGGAAACTTATTATTTGGGAAAcagcttccagaaaatccaCCAAGGTGTATAGTTTGCCGGAAAATGGCTGCTCGTTGTCGTGGGGCCGTGGTGATGGTGACTTTGAAATTGTGGTTGGAACGGATCATGGTCACATCATCAGATATGAATCGGTTGTTCCTATGGAAGAAACTGGCACAAGGGAAGGCAAGGTGGTCGCCGATGAGGCCGAAAGTGAGCCTGAGAGCGAGGTGACTGGGTTGTTTGACGAGGCGCCAGAAGACGACTTTATTGTCGATGACGATGGCTCTGGTTACGTTGAGAAGAAACGCTCTCTAGAAACAAACCAGCCCATAAAACACCGCAAGGTAGTCATTGACGAGCCTGCTTATAGGCCTTCGTTTGAAATACAGCCTTATTCTCCAGGCGGAACGCCGTGGAATGGTAACAGGAAATATCTGACCATGAACTCCGTTGGATACGCTTGGACAGTCAAATTGGAAAGCTACAATACAGTCACAGTCAGTTTCTTTGACAAAGGGCTACATAACGAGTATCATTTTAAAGACCTATATGGGTTCAACGTGGCATCCATCACCGAAGACGGCATTCTTCTCGCTTCTGCTACCAAAGGGAAGAAATCTACCATAATGTACAAGTCACATGACCAGCAGGATACCTGGATCAGGACgcttctccttcagccCGGAGAGTTCGTTTCCAGCGTGACCCTTAGCAAGAATTCGATATATGTCGCCACCTCTCTTGGTTTTGTCCGCAAATACAGCTTGTTTGGCCGGATCGAAAGAATcgaaaaaacagctccCGTGGTTGCTTGTGTCAATAGCGAGAAGTATTTGTTTACCGTGACGTACAATTCGGGGTCTTTGAACTTCAACGTGCAAGATCTCGACGGAAAATACTTTCAGCGAAACGAGCATCTTCCATTAGCCCTGGCTAGCGGGTCGTACTCGTCGTATCCTTTGAAGGGAGTGTTCTTCTCTCTTGATGGTGATCCTTGTGTTGTTGGGTCTGACGATTTTCTTCTGATACTTACCAGATGGAGGGATCCACTGCAGGCTTCTTGGATTCCTATTTTGGACACCGCTGCGGGGGTCAAAAAGCTGGCTCTTGGTGACGATATAAAATGCTGGCCATTGGGACTCTTGAAGAATCATTTCAACTCCATAGTCACAAGAGGGTCTGAGTATCCTTCTTTCCCGCTAGCCATGCCTTTAGAAATTCCAGTGAAACTTCCAATTACCGgggaagaagaagaagaggatccagaagaagaattgGTGCGACATATTACCTTGGGAGAATTGCTAAATGACGCAATCCAAAACGACGACGTGGTCGACGAGACTGCGCAGGAGCGTTTGGCTGATATCAGTGTCAAATACGATGCAGCGCTCCTGAAACAATTCGGACAGTCCTGTAACGACAGCAACCTCCACGACGCTCTTTATCTGGCCAGTAAGCTACG carries:
- a CDS encoding Minichromosome loss protein 1 — protein: MDSLKQVFVTAGTTLVRHSHDGSKLYVCTNSILKVFDVLNPEREPEVLDILGKVSSFEVGELNGHRYGIVTSRSGVCEYYDLDSLQSMGKLVRSPLSLRDAVFTHGGSMVLCGGSDGELKLVALGADASIKSINTGDQVTAIGYNNIGDLAAVSLSNGDVSIYAYSTAEPVKKHVYTNITEKHKLLDDEDEDDLDIDDSFGTHPPEAKNVAGVCGCDWHPDGDLIAIPTKDKEIEVYDRTNFSSLEFKFKGHVHEKPLVDLKWSPNGAHLASLGQDRKLIIWETASRKSTKVYSLPENGCSLSWGRGDGDFEIVVGTDHGHIIRYESVVPMEETGTREGKVVADEAESEPESEVTGLFDEAPEDDFIVDDDGSGYVEKKRSLETNQPIKHRKVVIDEPAYRPSFEIQPYSPGGTPWNGNRKYLTMNSVGYAWTVKLESYNTVTVSFFDKGLHNEYHFKDLYGFNVASITEDGILLASATKGKKSTIMYKSHDQQDTWIRTLLLQPGEFVSSVTLSKNSIYVATSLGFVRKYSLFGRIERIEKTAPVVACVNSEKYLFTVTYNSGSLNFNVQDLDGKYFQRNEHLPLALASGSYSSYPLKGVFFSLDGDPCVVGSDDFLLILTRWRDPLQASWIPILDTAAGVKKLALGDDIKCWPLGLLKNHFNSIVTRGSEYPSFPLAMPLEIPVKLPITGEEEEEDPEEELVRHITLGELLNDAIQNDDVVDETAQERLADISVKYDAALLKQFGQSCNDSNLHDALYLASKLRDERALHAASKIAERLQLVQLVNKITKLREARLEWDE
- a CDS encoding Protein involved in pre-rRNA processing — encoded protein: MSDSFFSDPSKKRKRPSRGPEKARKQRAAAPNARQKEIPESSSDIDEEEVKSDIFDESSAVESEEEEEDNSSEEEHAGESAAEKRRRMAKQYLSELQAEAEVYDFDAKDLDDDIIASRLQKDVSEQQGHVYQFIGDKLQLEEAKITVARVPCIGLTGVAVRYPYAFTVSKDMELAKWDVKDEDKKPVKLKFVKGGRKYTEISKEQMNNGHCDEILSVAVSPDGKYVVTGGRDKRIIIWSSENLAPIRVLETRDRRGEVLGLAFRRNTDQLYAACADLKIRTYSVNQQAQLETLYGHQDLVADIAALAQERCVTVGSRDRTAMLWKIAEETRLTFRGGDTPKAGIDFYAEGSIDCVSMIDDTHFVTGSDNGNICLWSLAKKKPLYTERQAHGLEPEKEPWKASAESNLEEARLQVPKPQPFWITSIYAVPYSDIFFSGSWNGEIKVWKLEKELRKFVLIGTLERAKGVVTRISAHLEDEQVRVYASLSKEHRLGRWIDGAKGGRNALYSCVINIEGN